The Pedococcus aerophilus nucleotide sequence CGCGCTCGCCCACGTGACCGTAGTGACCGAGCCGCCCTTCTTGGTCAGCACGAGCCGCACACCGGGGGACGTCGCGTGGTGCCCCTCCAACCACGCCCGCAGCGCGGCGCTGTCGGCGACGAGCAGCTCGGGCAGCAGGTTTGCCATGGCCCAACGCTAGACGCGCGTCCGTTCTCAGTGGGTGCTGTCGAGGATCAGTCGAGTTGCTTCATCCGGTGCGTCCCATTGCGGGAAGTGACCGCAACGCTCGAACCAGTGCAGCACCGCATCGGGGAACAGCTCCGTGGCCCGTGCAGCCTGCTTCGGCACAGTCACCAGGTCACGGCGCCCCCACCCGATCGTGACTCGGCCGGGCACGGTGCCAGCTGGGGCGCCCTGTTGCTTGGGCCCCTTCGTCAGGGCGTCCAGCGCCGCGGCAGTGGCCGGGGAGTCCGCAAGCCCGCGGACGTCCGGCAGCACCGTGTCGCGAGACAGCGCCCAGGGCCGCGCCGACAACTGCGCCAGCAGCAGGGTTCTGCCGACAGGGCTCCCGAGCAGTGATGGCAGTGCGCCTCGAAGTGCTCGCACCAGCGCGACCGAGGGCCGCAGGGTGGCGCCGAAGACGGCCAGCTCGCGGTCGCTCCAGAAGCCGCCCGGGTCCAACGCCACGGCGTCGCCGCCCACGCCGCGCCGGGCGAGCTCGAGCACCATACGCCCGCCCATCGACTGGCCCACTGTGGAGACCCCGTCCAGACCTTGTTCGCGGATGAAGTCCGCAACGGAGTCGGTCAAGGTCGCGATCGAGACCTCGCCGGTCAGCGACGGCGAGTCACCGAAGCCGGGCAGGTCGACAGCGATGACCTCCCGGTGCTGGGCCAGGCCGTCGAGGATCGGAGCCCACGATCGCCAGCCCGCCCCCAGACCGTGCACGAGCAACAAAGGACTTCCGCTTCCGCGTCGAACATGGTTGAGGGTCATCATCAAGACGCTATCCCAAGTGGCCCAGGCCGGCTTGGCGCCCGCAAGCGCACCGGCCTGCCTGAGGAAGGAAGCTGCCGACCGCCGCCGTAGACTCCGGCGCGTGAGCAACCCTCCGGCGTACCCCACGATGGAGGACGTCATCGGCGACACCCCGCTGGTGCGTCTGCAACGCCTCCCCGGACCGGAGAACGAACGCCGCGGCAACGTGCTGCTCGCCAAGCTCGAGGGGAACAACCCGGCCGGCTCGGTGAAGGACCGGCCGGCGATCGCCATGATCCGGGGCGCCGAGGCGCGAGGGGACATCTCCCCCGGCGACACCCTCCTGGAGGCTACCTCGGGCAACACCGGCATCGCGTTGGCGATGGCGGCGGCGATCAGCGGCTACCCCTTGGTCATCGTGATGCCCGAGGACGCCTCCACCGAGCGGATCCAGACGATGAGGGCGTATGGAGCCGACCTCGTCCTCACCCCGGCCGATGGCGGCATGGAGGAGGCCCGCGATGTCGTGACGCGGATGGAGCGGGAGGGTCGTGGCCGGGTCCTGGACCAGTTCGGCAACCCAGACAACCCGCGCTCCCACGAGGACGGCACCGGCCCGGAGCTGTGGCGCCAGACCGACGGACGGATCACGCACTTCGTGTCCGCGATGGGCACCACGGGCACGATCACCGGGGTGTCGCGGTTCCTGAAGTCGCGCAACCCCGACATCCAGATCGTCGGGGCACAGCCCTCAGACGGCTCCAAGATCCCCGGGATCCGCGCCTGGCCACCGGAGTACGTGCCGAAGATCTTCGACCCGTCGGCGGTCGACCGGACCGTGGAGGTCACCCAGGCGGACGCCGAGGAG carries:
- the cysM gene encoding cysteine synthase CysM encodes the protein MSNPPAYPTMEDVIGDTPLVRLQRLPGPENERRGNVLLAKLEGNNPAGSVKDRPAIAMIRGAEARGDISPGDTLLEATSGNTGIALAMAAAISGYPLVIVMPEDASTERIQTMRAYGADLVLTPADGGMEEARDVVTRMEREGRGRVLDQFGNPDNPRSHEDGTGPELWRQTDGRITHFVSAMGTTGTITGVSRFLKSRNPDIQIVGAQPSDGSKIPGIRAWPPEYVPKIFDPSAVDRTVEVTQADAEETARRLAREEGIFGGVSAAGACWTALQVAQEVEGATIVFVVCDRGDRYLSSGVFPA
- a CDS encoding alpha/beta fold hydrolase: MMTLNHVRRGSGSPLLLVHGLGAGWRSWAPILDGLAQHREVIAVDLPGFGDSPSLTGEVSIATLTDSVADFIREQGLDGVSTVGQSMGGRMVLELARRGVGGDAVALDPGGFWSDRELAVFGATLRPSVALVRALRGALPSLLGSPVGRTLLLAQLSARPWALSRDTVLPDVRGLADSPATAAALDALTKGPKQQGAPAGTVPGRVTIGWGRRDLVTVPKQAARATELFPDAVLHWFERCGHFPQWDAPDEATRLILDSTH